A stretch of Lactuca sativa cultivar Salinas chromosome 6, Lsat_Salinas_v11, whole genome shotgun sequence DNA encodes these proteins:
- the LOC111890034 gene encoding receptor-like protein 46 isoform X2, producing MATTLTTPLLILSIFFIFNSIPIPSSSCPLHQKQALLHFKSTLDAIHDSESSSFLPVELNSWKPNSDCCTWDRLKCSKARAVTELHLYSIVPESNNPVPVFSNILTPLFHIQSLKLLDIAMNSLLGEIPRDGFRNLTELVHLDMMLNNFNGSIPSQLLQLPKLQYLDLSVNPLLRTLGPEVGSFRSLTTLRLSFNNFQGPIPPQVFELDSLRILDLSNNLFQGVLSPEVGKLRNLERLYLDRNILSGIIPKEIGNLTKLTELYLTDNHFSGEIPASVINLKEMVLLDLSNNSFSSQIPSAIGRLPNMTTLDLSKNELTGPIPSSLQNVSKLETLRLQHNKLAGDIPTWLFNIKSLRGLFIGGNGNSLTWNNNTNIVPRCSLQQISMTSCRLSGQIPKWISSQKELTFLDLSMNQLEGKFPFWLAEMDMEGIVLSDNKLTGSIPPRLFESLGLKLLALSRNNFSGELPENIGNASTLSMLLLSGNNFSGNIPRSVSNRLQVLDLSRNRFSGDNFFVLGDKPLPYIDLSYNEFFGKIPMTFSSETRVLSLGGNKFSGDLPSNLSNLVSLESLDLHGNDITGNFQDVLPQIPTLQVLNLRDNSLKGFIPRTISNLTSLRILDLSGNNLTGSIPQEIGNLTRMIETPHTKYVPFDIWPRYMFIYDDFLDKIEFQDLVVNWKNSFQGLSSHSIGIYSFMDLSDNRFSGEIPASLGNLESLKVLNISYNNISGLIPVSFGNLKDVESLDLSHNKISGSIPQSLVKLDQLAILDVSNNRLTGKIPTGWQMNTMNEVKFFANNSGLCGMQIMIKCPEDIPPTPKKETEEEDEKLSWMLWEGTWFGFPVGFFSSILIMGYLLNFLLLFKFWC from the exons ATGGCCACCACCCTAACAACACCACTTTTAATATTATCTATCTTTTTCAtattcaattccattccaatcCCATCATCCTCTTGtcctcttcatcaaaaacaagcACTTCTCCACTTCAAATCCACCCTCGACGCCATCCACGATTCCGAATCCAGTTCTTTTCTACCCGTAGAACTAAACTCATGGAAACCCAATTCCGATTGTTGCACATGGGATCGCCTTAAATGCAGCAAAGCCAGAGCTGTTACCGAGCTTCACTTATATAGCATCGTCCCTGAGTCTAACAATCCAGTCCCCGTGTTCTCCAACATCCTTACTCCTCTTTTCCATATCCAATCACTGAAACTACTCGATATTGCAATGAATTCACTCCTAGGAGAGATTCCCAGAGATGGGTTTAGAAACCTCACAGAATTGGTTCATCTTGACATGATGTTGAACAACTTCAACGGCTCCATTCCCAGCCAGCTTTTACAGTTACCGAAGCTGCAATACTTAGACTTGAGCGTCAATCCACTACTTCGGACACTGGGACCCGAAGTGGGTTCTTTTCGAAGTTTGACTACACTAAGGTTAAGTTTTAATAACTTCCAGGGTCCGATTCCTCCTCAAGTTTTTGAACTCGATTCTCTTCGAATTCTTGATCTATCTAACAATCTCTTCCAGGGTGTTTTAAGCCCTGAAGTTGGTAAACTTCGAAATCTTGAAAGGTTGTACCTAGATAGAAATATTCTTTCCGGAATCATCCCTAAAGAGATTGGAAATCTAACCAAGTTAACAGAATTGTACCTTACAGACAATCACTTCTCAGGTGAAATCCCAGCTTCAGTTATAAACTTGAAGGAGATGGTATTACTAGATTTGTCTAATAATTCCTTCTCATCACAAATTCCATCCGCCATTGGAAGGCTACCCAACATGACAACACTTGACTTGAGCAAGAACGAGTTGACAGGTCCAATCCCATCATCATTACAAAACGTGAGCAAGTTAGAAACCCTTCGGCTCCAACACAACAAGTTAGCCGGAGATATACCAACTTGGTTATTCAACATCAAATCATTAAGGGGATTGTTCATCGGTGGAAATGGAAATAGCTTGACATGGAATAACAACACAAACATTGTTCCAAGATGTAGCCTACAACAGATCTCTATGACTTCGTGTAGACTTTCTGGCCAAATTCCAAAATGGATTTCATCACAGAAAGAGTTGACTTTTCTTGATTTGAGCATGAATCAACTGGAGGGAAAATTCCCATTTTGGCTTGCTGAGATGGACATGGAAGGGATAGTCCTCTCAGATAACAAGCTCACAGGATCAATCCCGCCTCGCCTGTTTGAATCTTTAGGGTTAAAGCTTCTTGCCTTGTCTCGGAATAATTTTTCCGGGGAGTTGCCTGAGAACATAGGAAACGCTAGCACGCTCTCAATGCTTTTGTTGTCAGGAAATAATTTTTCCGGCAACATTCCAAGGTCCGTGTCGAATAGGCTACAGGTTCTCGATTTGTCAAGAAATAGATTTTCTGGCGATAATTTCTTTGTTCTTGGAGATAAACCTCTTCCATATATAGACTTGTCCTACAACGAATTCTTTGGTAAGATCCCTATGACTTTTTCTTCAGAAACACGAGTTCTTTCTTTAGGTGGGAATAAGTTTTCCGGCGACTTGCCTTCGAATTTGAGTAACTTGGTAAGCCTCGAAAGTCTTGATCTTCATGGCAATGATATAACTGGAAATTTTCAAGATGTTCTCCCTCAAATCCCAACGCTTCAAGTGTTAAACCTAAGAGACAATTCCCTTAAAGGATTTATCCCGAGAACAATCTCCAACCTCACTTCTCTTCGGATTCTTGATCTCTCAGGGAACAACCTAACCGGAAGTATTCCACAGGAAATTGGAAACCTTACAAGAATGATCGAAACTCCCCACACAAAGTATGTTCCTTTCGACATATGGCCTAGATACATGTTCATCTATGATGATTTTCTTGACAAGATCGAGTTTCAGGACTTGGTAGTGAACTGGAAGAACTCCTTTCAAGGTCTATCGAGTCACAGCATTGGTATTTACTCGTTCATGGACTTATCAGACAACAGATTTTCTGGAGAAATTCCAGCATCCTTAGGCAATCTCGAAAGTTTAAAAGTGTTAAACATTTCTTACAACAACATCTCGGGGCTCATTCCAGTGTCTTTCGGAAATTTGAAGGACGTGGAGAGCTTAGATTTGTCGCACAACAAAATCTCTGGTTCAATTCCTCAATCATTAGTGAAGTTGGATCAACTTGCAATACTGGATGTGAGCAACAACAGGCTAACAGGTAAGATTCCAACAGGTTGGCAAATGAACACGATGAACGAGGTAAAGTTTTTTGCAAACAATAGTGGATTATGCGGCATGCAGATTATGATCAAATGCCCCGAGGATATCCCACCGACACCAAAAAAAGAGACTGAGGAGGAAGACGAGAAACTATCGTGGATGTTGTGGGAGGGAACATGGTTTGGTTTTCCGGTTGGGTTCTTCTCATCAATCTTGATCATGGGCTACTTACTGAACTTTTTACTACTCTTCAAATTTTG GTGTTAG
- the LOC111890034 gene encoding receptor-like protein 46 isoform X1, translating into MATTLTTPLLILSIFFIFNSIPIPSSSCPLHQKQALLHFKSTLDAIHDSESSSFLPVELNSWKPNSDCCTWDRLKCSKARAVTELHLYSIVPESNNPVPVFSNILTPLFHIQSLKLLDIAMNSLLGEIPRDGFRNLTELVHLDMMLNNFNGSIPSQLLQLPKLQYLDLSVNPLLRTLGPEVGSFRSLTTLRLSFNNFQGPIPPQVFELDSLRILDLSNNLFQGVLSPEVGKLRNLERLYLDRNILSGIIPKEIGNLTKLTELYLTDNHFSGEIPASVINLKEMVLLDLSNNSFSSQIPSAIGRLPNMTTLDLSKNELTGPIPSSLQNVSKLETLRLQHNKLAGDIPTWLFNIKSLRGLFIGGNGNSLTWNNNTNIVPRCSLQQISMTSCRLSGQIPKWISSQKELTFLDLSMNQLEGKFPFWLAEMDMEGIVLSDNKLTGSIPPRLFESLGLKLLALSRNNFSGELPENIGNASTLSMLLLSGNNFSGNIPRSVSNRLQVLDLSRNRFSGDNFFVLGDKPLPYIDLSYNEFFGKIPMTFSSETRVLSLGGNKFSGDLPSNLSNLVSLESLDLHGNDITGNFQDVLPQIPTLQVLNLRDNSLKGFIPRTISNLTSLRILDLSGNNLTGSIPQEIGNLTRMIETPHTKYVPFDIWPRYMFIYDDFLDKIEFQDLVVNWKNSFQGLSSHSIGIYSFMDLSDNRFSGEIPASLGNLESLKVLNISYNNISGLIPVSFGNLKDVESLDLSHNKISGSIPQSLVKLDQLAILDVSNNRLTGKIPTGWQMNTMNEVKFFANNSGLCGMQIMIKCPEDIPPTPKKETEEEDEKLSWMLWEGTWFGFPVGFFSSILIMGYLLNFLLLFKFCIDFRC; encoded by the exons ATGGCCACCACCCTAACAACACCACTTTTAATATTATCTATCTTTTTCAtattcaattccattccaatcCCATCATCCTCTTGtcctcttcatcaaaaacaagcACTTCTCCACTTCAAATCCACCCTCGACGCCATCCACGATTCCGAATCCAGTTCTTTTCTACCCGTAGAACTAAACTCATGGAAACCCAATTCCGATTGTTGCACATGGGATCGCCTTAAATGCAGCAAAGCCAGAGCTGTTACCGAGCTTCACTTATATAGCATCGTCCCTGAGTCTAACAATCCAGTCCCCGTGTTCTCCAACATCCTTACTCCTCTTTTCCATATCCAATCACTGAAACTACTCGATATTGCAATGAATTCACTCCTAGGAGAGATTCCCAGAGATGGGTTTAGAAACCTCACAGAATTGGTTCATCTTGACATGATGTTGAACAACTTCAACGGCTCCATTCCCAGCCAGCTTTTACAGTTACCGAAGCTGCAATACTTAGACTTGAGCGTCAATCCACTACTTCGGACACTGGGACCCGAAGTGGGTTCTTTTCGAAGTTTGACTACACTAAGGTTAAGTTTTAATAACTTCCAGGGTCCGATTCCTCCTCAAGTTTTTGAACTCGATTCTCTTCGAATTCTTGATCTATCTAACAATCTCTTCCAGGGTGTTTTAAGCCCTGAAGTTGGTAAACTTCGAAATCTTGAAAGGTTGTACCTAGATAGAAATATTCTTTCCGGAATCATCCCTAAAGAGATTGGAAATCTAACCAAGTTAACAGAATTGTACCTTACAGACAATCACTTCTCAGGTGAAATCCCAGCTTCAGTTATAAACTTGAAGGAGATGGTATTACTAGATTTGTCTAATAATTCCTTCTCATCACAAATTCCATCCGCCATTGGAAGGCTACCCAACATGACAACACTTGACTTGAGCAAGAACGAGTTGACAGGTCCAATCCCATCATCATTACAAAACGTGAGCAAGTTAGAAACCCTTCGGCTCCAACACAACAAGTTAGCCGGAGATATACCAACTTGGTTATTCAACATCAAATCATTAAGGGGATTGTTCATCGGTGGAAATGGAAATAGCTTGACATGGAATAACAACACAAACATTGTTCCAAGATGTAGCCTACAACAGATCTCTATGACTTCGTGTAGACTTTCTGGCCAAATTCCAAAATGGATTTCATCACAGAAAGAGTTGACTTTTCTTGATTTGAGCATGAATCAACTGGAGGGAAAATTCCCATTTTGGCTTGCTGAGATGGACATGGAAGGGATAGTCCTCTCAGATAACAAGCTCACAGGATCAATCCCGCCTCGCCTGTTTGAATCTTTAGGGTTAAAGCTTCTTGCCTTGTCTCGGAATAATTTTTCCGGGGAGTTGCCTGAGAACATAGGAAACGCTAGCACGCTCTCAATGCTTTTGTTGTCAGGAAATAATTTTTCCGGCAACATTCCAAGGTCCGTGTCGAATAGGCTACAGGTTCTCGATTTGTCAAGAAATAGATTTTCTGGCGATAATTTCTTTGTTCTTGGAGATAAACCTCTTCCATATATAGACTTGTCCTACAACGAATTCTTTGGTAAGATCCCTATGACTTTTTCTTCAGAAACACGAGTTCTTTCTTTAGGTGGGAATAAGTTTTCCGGCGACTTGCCTTCGAATTTGAGTAACTTGGTAAGCCTCGAAAGTCTTGATCTTCATGGCAATGATATAACTGGAAATTTTCAAGATGTTCTCCCTCAAATCCCAACGCTTCAAGTGTTAAACCTAAGAGACAATTCCCTTAAAGGATTTATCCCGAGAACAATCTCCAACCTCACTTCTCTTCGGATTCTTGATCTCTCAGGGAACAACCTAACCGGAAGTATTCCACAGGAAATTGGAAACCTTACAAGAATGATCGAAACTCCCCACACAAAGTATGTTCCTTTCGACATATGGCCTAGATACATGTTCATCTATGATGATTTTCTTGACAAGATCGAGTTTCAGGACTTGGTAGTGAACTGGAAGAACTCCTTTCAAGGTCTATCGAGTCACAGCATTGGTATTTACTCGTTCATGGACTTATCAGACAACAGATTTTCTGGAGAAATTCCAGCATCCTTAGGCAATCTCGAAAGTTTAAAAGTGTTAAACATTTCTTACAACAACATCTCGGGGCTCATTCCAGTGTCTTTCGGAAATTTGAAGGACGTGGAGAGCTTAGATTTGTCGCACAACAAAATCTCTGGTTCAATTCCTCAATCATTAGTGAAGTTGGATCAACTTGCAATACTGGATGTGAGCAACAACAGGCTAACAGGTAAGATTCCAACAGGTTGGCAAATGAACACGATGAACGAGGTAAAGTTTTTTGCAAACAATAGTGGATTATGCGGCATGCAGATTATGATCAAATGCCCCGAGGATATCCCACCGACACCAAAAAAAGAGACTGAGGAGGAAGACGAGAAACTATCGTGGATGTTGTGGGAGGGAACATGGTTTGGTTTTCCGGTTGGGTTCTTCTCATCAATCTTGATCATGGGCTACTTACTGAACTTTTTACTACTCTTCAAATTTTG CATCGATTTCAGGTGTTAG